Proteins encoded in a region of the Zea mays cultivar B73 chromosome 4, Zm-B73-REFERENCE-NAM-5.0, whole genome shotgun sequence genome:
- the LOC100284830 gene encoding adhesin FhaB, translated as MPCCQTVLSAAAAAAASRTPSWLHRLHAKGGLSFPSHLNIDDLLYGGRQAQTPPPPPSPLPPSSSNDHNDLVVVVRESPTKAAAKPKPPPAAQRPPRNPSRPNPSSSNSSQPPPQPQLQLVAVISDVFAVPSSAPPGPPAPKAFRKQSRPRPRTDEDQPISALPAQRPHKDKKDKIAKAKKRRRAERAADADGERCSRTDVTVIDTSIDGWKAAKVLIRRGDVWKVRNKKPSAVSELEDAIAKGKRRAGLVSKLQRDKEKEKQKEKEAITSGNTHAGSGDVTKTQIILFKPRKDLSSVLEPEGQSA; from the exons ATGCCGTGCTGCCAGACTGTGCTCAGTgccgcggcggccgccgccgccaGCAGAACGCCGTCATGGCTCCATCGGCTGCACGCCAAAGGGGGTCTATCCTTCCCCTCCCACCTCAACATTGACGACCTCCTCTACGGGGGCCGACAGGCCCaaactccccctccccctccctcgccCCTGCCACCTTCTTCTTCCAATGATCACAACGACCTCGTCGTTGTTGTCAGGGAGTCGCCTACAAAGGCCGCCGCTAAGCCCAAGCCGCCGCCGGCGGCTCAGCGTCCGCCCCGCAACCCTTCGCGACCAAACCCTAGCTCTAGCAATTCCTCGCAGCCGCCGccgcaaccacagcttcagctcGTTGCCGTGATCTCCGATGTCTTCGCGGTCCCGTCCTCCGCCCCGCCGGGCCCCCCGGCCCCCAAAGCCTTCCGCAAGCAGTCCCGGCCCCGCCCGAGAACTGACGAGGACCAGCCGATCTCTGCCCTTCCTGCACAGCGTCCCCACAAGGACAAAAAGGACAAGATCGCCAAGGCCAAGAAGCGCCGCCGGGCGGAGCGCGCCGCGGATGCCGACGGTGAGAGGTGTAGCCGGACCGATGTCACCGTCATAGACACCAGCATCGATGGCTGGAAGGCCGCCAAGGTGCTCATCCGCCGGGGAGACGTCTGGAAGGTTCGTAACAAGAAGCCTTCCGCGGTGTCTGAACTGGAGGATGCCATTGCCAAGGGCAAGAGGAGGGCTGGCCTTGTCTCTAAGCTTCAGAGAGACAAAGAGAaggagaagcagaaggagaaagaAGCAATCACATCA GGAAACACTCATGCTGGCAGTGGAGATGTGACAAAGACTCAGATTATCCTATTCAAACCCCGAAAAG ATCTTAGTTCTGTGCTAGAACCAGAAGGCCAAAGTGCATGA